ATCAAAACCAAAAATTGCGGTACAGTGCGCAGAAAAAAGACCAAAGTGTCGATGTGGGTTTTACTGATTGATAAATAATATATTTATTGTGTTTTGTATTCGCGATCACAAAATAATAATTTAAATAAATATTGTCAGGCAACCAATAACTGTGATAACTCTGTAGGCATTCGTTCGACACTAGACAGATGAACAACCTAATTATGAAAGCGATTTTCCAAGTGATTAACCTAGTCCTAATTAGCGTGGTGGTGATTATTATCCCACCGTGCGGGGCTGCACTTGGACGAAGAAAGGCATAAAAATCAAGCCTTAATCTCAAGAGAACCCCCGCACCGAAAGGTCCGGGGGTTTTTTATTGGTCGGTTAAAAGACGCGAGGAACATAAAATGCACAACAGAATAAAATCCTGTGCCTTCCGCAAATGGTCGGGGAAATAACTATGAATGGTGCTCAGTGGGTGGTTCAAGCGTTGCGTGCGCAGGGTGTTGATACGGTATTCGGCTATCCGGGTGGGGCGATTATGCCCGTCTATGATGCTTTGTATGATGGTGGTGTCGAGCATCTGCTCTGCCGCCATGAGCAGGGCGCTGCCATTGCCGCAATTGGTTATGCGCGTGCAACCGGTAAAGTCGGGGTGTGTATCGCCACTTCCGGCCCCGGAGCCACTAATCTGATCACCGGTTTGGCTGATGCTTTGCTTGACTCAGTACCGGTTATCGCCATCACCGGTCAGGTTGGGTACGCGTTAATCGGCACCGATGCTTTTCAGGAAATTGATGTCTTGGGCCTCTCTTTGGCCTGTACCAAACACAGTTTTCTGGTCGAATCATTAGATGCGCTGCCGGCCATCATGGCTGAAGCCTTTGCTATCGCTACCAGCGGTCGCCCAGGGCCGGTGTTAATCGATATTCCAAAAGATATTCAGTTGGCTGTCGGGGAATTGACCCCGCATTTGATGCCAGTCGAAGAACACCTGATTGATTCCGCCGCTGAATTACAACAAGCTTTAGACATGCTGGCGACGGCTAAAAAACCAATGCTGTATGTCGGCGGTGGAGTGGGTATGGCACAGGCAGTTCCGGCTTTACGCGAATTTATCGACGTGACCGGTATTCCTGCGGTGGCTACCCTGAAAGGTTTGGGCGCACCGGATACTAATCACCCGTGTTATCTGGGAATGTTGGGAATGCACGGCACTAAAGCGGCAAACTTTGCGGTGCAGGATTGTGATTTATTGATAGCGGTTGGCGCGCGGTTTGATGACCGTGTCACCGGCAAGCTGAATACATTCGCCGCAAAAGCAAAAGTTATCCATATGGATATCGACCCGGCTGAATTGGGTAAATTGCGTCAGGCACATGTCGCGTTGCAAGGGGATTTGAAAGTGTTGCTGCCTGCCTTGCAGCAACCGCTGAATATTCAGCCGTGGCGTGATGAGGTTATAGCCTTAAAACAACAGCATAGCTGGCGTTATGACCACCCCGGTCAGGCGATTTATGCCCCATTATTGCTTAAGCAGATCTCTGATCGCAAAGCGCCACAGACGGTAGTCACCACCGACGTGGGGCAGCACCAGATGTGGACGGCGCAGCATATGAACTTTACCCGCCCGGAGAATTTCATCACCTCGAGTGGTTTGGGCACCATGGGCTTTGGCGTACCCGCTGCTGTTGGCGCACAAATGGCCCGCCCAGATGATATGGTTATCTGTGTCTCTGGTGACGGCTCGTTTATGATGAATGTTCAGGAGTTGGGCACGATAAAACGAAAACAGTTGCCGCTGAAAATCGTGCTGTTGGATAACCAGCGATTGGGTATGGTTCGACAGTGGCAGCAACTGTTTTTTGATGGGCGTTATAGTGAAACCAATCTTTCTGATAACCCCGATTTCATCACACTGGCCAGTGCTTTCAATATCCCCGGCCAACGTATCACCCGTAAAGACCAAGTCGACGCCGCTCTGGATGCGTTATTTAACAGCGAAGGCCCTTATCTGCTCCAGGTTTCCATCGACGAACTCGAAAACGTTTGGCCGTTAGTGCCGCCAGGCGCAGGTAATGAAACCATGCTGGAGAAAGTCTCATGATACAACATCAAATCTCTATCCAAGCCCGCTTCCGCCCTGAGATGTTAGAGCGTGTATTGCGGGTTGTGCGGCACCGCGGCTTTCAGGTTTGTGCTATGAATATGTCACCAATGATTAATGCTGAGAATATTAATATTGAATTGACCGTTGCCAGCGGGCGACCTGTCGATTTACTATCTTCACAGCTGAGTAAGCTTATGGATGTCGCCTGCGTCGAGATCCTACAACCTAATACATTACAGATACGCGCCTGATGCGCCACAAGGAAAGAAAAGAATGACGAAGAAAGCTGATTTTATTTGGTTTAACGGTGAAATGGTTCCGTGGGCAGAGGCGAAAGTTCATGTGATGTCTCACGCGTTACACTACGGCACGTCAGTCTTCGAAGGTGTCCGTTGCTACAACTCCCATAAAGGGCCGGTTGTTTTCCGTCACCGCGAACACATGCAGCGCCTGCATGACTCAGCCAAAATTTACCGCATGCCAGTTTCTCAGTCTGTTGACGAGCTGATGGAAGCATGCCGCGCAACGCTGCGCAAAAACAATCTGACCAGTGCCTATATTCGCCCGCTAGTGTTTATCGGTGATGTCGGCATGGGTGTGAACCCGCCAGATGGCTATAAAACTGACGTGATTATTGCTGCTTTCCCTTGGGGTGCTTATCTGGGTGCCGAAGCGCTGGAGCAGGGTATTGATGCGATGGTTTCTTCATGGAACCGTGTGGCACCAAACACTATTCCAACTGCGGCTAAAGCCGGTGGTAATTACCTCTCTTCCTTGCTGGTGGGCAGTGAAGCGCGTCGTCACGGTTATCAGGAAGGGATTGCACTGGATATCCATGGTTTCCTGTCTGAAGGGGCGGGTGAGAACCTGTTCGAAGTGAAAGATGGCATTCTGTTTACGCCACCGTTTACCTCTTCTGCTTTGCCGGGCATTACCCGTGATGCAATTATCAAACTGGCGAAAGATATGGGGTTAGAAGTGCGTGAGCAAGTGCTGTCGCGTGAATCTCTCTATCTGGCGGATGAAGTGTTTATGTCCGGTACTGCGGCAGAAATTACCCCAGTGCGCAGCGTGGATGGTATTCAGGTGGGTATTGGTAAACGTGGGCCAATTACTGGCAAAATTCAACAAGCGTTCTTTGGCCTGTTCACCGGCGAAACCGAGGACAAATGGGGCTGGTTGGACCCAATCAATCAATAATAAATAAAAACTGACAGACAGGATCAGCAGGTGGTTCGTTCGCCACCTGCAACAGGTTATATCTGCAACAATAAATTGATTTGCAATACAAAAATCTGGAGTGAAGAGACAATGCCTAAGTACCGTTCCCATACCACCACTCATGGCCGCAATATGGCTGGCGCCCGCGCATTGTGGCGCGCAACCGGTATGACCGATGATGACTTCGGCAAACCGATTATTGCAGTAGTTAACTCATTTACCCAGTTTGTACCGGGCCACGTTCATTTGCGCGACTTAGGAAAGCTGGTAGCGGAGCAAATTGAAGCGTCTGGCGGTGTGGCTAAAGAGTTCAACACTATTGCGGTGGATGATGGGATCGCGATGGGCCACGGCGGCATGCTCTATTCACTGCCTTCACGTGAATTGATTGCCGACTCCGTTGAATACATGGTTAACGCCCACTGTGCGGATGCCATGGTATGTATCTCTAACTGCGACAAAATTACCCCAGGGATGCTGATGGCGTCTCTGCGCCTGAATATTCCGGTAATCTTTGTTTCCGGCGGCCCGATGGAAGCCGGTAAAACCAAATTATCCGATAAAATTATCAAGCTGGATCTGGTCGATGCCATGATTCAGGGGGCAAACCCGAATGTCAGCGATGCCGACAGCGAGCAGATTGAGCGCTCCGCTTGCCCAACCTGCGGTTCCTGTTCCGGGATGTTTACCGCCAACTCGATGAACTGCCTGAATGAGGCTCTGGGACTGGCGTTGCCGGGTAATGGTTCATTGCTGGCAACCCATGCTGATCGTAAGCAACTGTTCCTCGATGCGGGCAAGCACATTGTTGAACTGACTAAACGCTATTACGAACAAGATGATATCAGCGCCTTGCCGCGTAGCATTGCCAACAAAGCGGCATTTGAAAATGCCATGACGCTGGATATCGCCATGGGCGGTTCCACCAATACCGTGTTGCATTTACTGGCGGCAGCGCAGGAAGGGGATATTGATTTCGATATCAGCGATATCGACCGCCTGTCCCGTAAAGTGCCGCATTTGTGCAAAGTGGCTCCGAGTACGCAGAAATACCATATGGAAGATGTGCACCGTGCCGGTGGTGTGGTGGGGATTTTGGGTGAGTTGGATCGCGCTGGCTTGCTGAATCGCGAAGTGAAAAACGTGTTGGGTCTGAACTTGCCACAAACGCTGGAAGCCTATGATGTGATGCTGACCAAAGACGAAGGGGTCAAGCAGATGTACTCCGCAGGCCCGGCTGGCATCCGTACCACGAAAGCCTTCTCACAGGATTGCCGCTTCCCCTCATTGGATACCGACCGCCAAGAAGGTTGTATTCGTACTCGCGAACATGCTTATAGCCAAGACGGTGGTTTGGCGGTGTTGTATGGCAATCTTTCAGAGAATGGTTCAATCGTCAAAACCGCAGGTGTGGATAAAGACAGCTTAACCTTCCGTGGCCCAGCCAAAGTCTATGAGAGTCAGGATGATGCTGTTGCCGCTATTTTGGGGGGCAAAGTGGTTGCGGGTGATGTGGTGGTTATCCGTTACGAAGGGCCGAAAGGTGGGCCAGGGATGCAGGAAATGCTGT
The sequence above is drawn from the Yersinia enterocolitica subsp. enterocolitica genome and encodes:
- the ilvL gene encoding ilv operon leader peptide is translated as MKAIFQVINLVLISVVVIIIPPCGAALGRRKA
- the ilvG gene encoding acetolactate synthase 2 catalytic subunit; the protein is MNGAQWVVQALRAQGVDTVFGYPGGAIMPVYDALYDGGVEHLLCRHEQGAAIAAIGYARATGKVGVCIATSGPGATNLITGLADALLDSVPVIAITGQVGYALIGTDAFQEIDVLGLSLACTKHSFLVESLDALPAIMAEAFAIATSGRPGPVLIDIPKDIQLAVGELTPHLMPVEEHLIDSAAELQQALDMLATAKKPMLYVGGGVGMAQAVPALREFIDVTGIPAVATLKGLGAPDTNHPCYLGMLGMHGTKAANFAVQDCDLLIAVGARFDDRVTGKLNTFAAKAKVIHMDIDPAELGKLRQAHVALQGDLKVLLPALQQPLNIQPWRDEVIALKQQHSWRYDHPGQAIYAPLLLKQISDRKAPQTVVTTDVGQHQMWTAQHMNFTRPENFITSSGLGTMGFGVPAAVGAQMARPDDMVICVSGDGSFMMNVQELGTIKRKQLPLKIVLLDNQRLGMVRQWQQLFFDGRYSETNLSDNPDFITLASAFNIPGQRITRKDQVDAALDALFNSEGPYLLQVSIDELENVWPLVPPGAGNETMLEKVS
- the ilvM gene encoding acetolactate synthase 2 small subunit — translated: MIQHQISIQARFRPEMLERVLRVVRHRGFQVCAMNMSPMINAENINIELTVASGRPVDLLSSQLSKLMDVACVEILQPNTLQIRA
- a CDS encoding branched-chain amino acid transaminase, translating into MTKKADFIWFNGEMVPWAEAKVHVMSHALHYGTSVFEGVRCYNSHKGPVVFRHREHMQRLHDSAKIYRMPVSQSVDELMEACRATLRKNNLTSAYIRPLVFIGDVGMGVNPPDGYKTDVIIAAFPWGAYLGAEALEQGIDAMVSSWNRVAPNTIPTAAKAGGNYLSSLLVGSEARRHGYQEGIALDIHGFLSEGAGENLFEVKDGILFTPPFTSSALPGITRDAIIKLAKDMGLEVREQVLSRESLYLADEVFMSGTAAEITPVRSVDGIQVGIGKRGPITGKIQQAFFGLFTGETEDKWGWLDPINQ
- the ilvD gene encoding dihydroxy-acid dehydratase; translated protein: MPKYRSHTTTHGRNMAGARALWRATGMTDDDFGKPIIAVVNSFTQFVPGHVHLRDLGKLVAEQIEASGGVAKEFNTIAVDDGIAMGHGGMLYSLPSRELIADSVEYMVNAHCADAMVCISNCDKITPGMLMASLRLNIPVIFVSGGPMEAGKTKLSDKIIKLDLVDAMIQGANPNVSDADSEQIERSACPTCGSCSGMFTANSMNCLNEALGLALPGNGSLLATHADRKQLFLDAGKHIVELTKRYYEQDDISALPRSIANKAAFENAMTLDIAMGGSTNTVLHLLAAAQEGDIDFDISDIDRLSRKVPHLCKVAPSTQKYHMEDVHRAGGVVGILGELDRAGLLNREVKNVLGLNLPQTLEAYDVMLTKDEGVKQMYSAGPAGIRTTKAFSQDCRFPSLDTDRQEGCIRTREHAYSQDGGLAVLYGNLSENGSIVKTAGVDKDSLTFRGPAKVYESQDDAVAAILGGKVVAGDVVVIRYEGPKGGPGMQEMLYPTTYLKSMGLGKSCALLTDGRFSGGTSGLSIGHASPEAASGGLIALVQDGDIIDIDIPNRAMKLDVSDAELAARREAELARGDAAWTPKARERQVSYALRAYALLATSADKGAVRDKSKLGG